Proteins encoded by one window of Blautia faecicola:
- a CDS encoding MBL fold metallo-hydrolase — protein sequence MKIKYLGTAAAEGIPALFCRCDICKEARKRGGREIRTRSQAIIDEKLLIDFPADSYLHILHYNMDFSSIEHLLITHSHDDHFYPFDLLMRMSEYGHDMGAKVLHIYGNSVVGNLLKEFSDRFSVPEVWNYMQFHELTPFEKFKIEDYTIYPLPSRHMRTETALIYLIEHNGKTILYGNDSSMFYDEVWEFLKGRTLDCVSLDCTMGRTPSNFSHMNYEDNVAVKKRLEELGCTTPDTRWICVHFSHNGQMLYREMTELAAVDNFEVAWDGMEVGF from the coding sequence ATGAAAATAAAATATCTTGGGACAGCGGCTGCAGAAGGGATTCCTGCATTGTTCTGCCGATGTGATATTTGTAAGGAAGCCAGAAAAAGAGGCGGGAGGGAAATCAGAACCCGCTCGCAGGCGATCATTGACGAAAAGCTGTTAATTGATTTTCCGGCAGACAGTTACCTTCACATTCTGCACTATAATATGGATTTTTCCAGTATTGAGCATCTGTTGATCACACATTCTCATGATGATCATTTTTATCCGTTTGATCTGCTGATGCGTATGTCCGAGTATGGGCATGATATGGGAGCGAAAGTGTTACATATCTATGGAAACTCTGTTGTCGGAAATCTTTTAAAAGAATTTTCCGACCGATTTTCTGTTCCCGAAGTCTGGAACTATATGCAGTTTCATGAACTGACTCCATTTGAAAAATTTAAGATAGAAGATTATACCATATATCCACTGCCATCCAGACATATGCGGACAGAAACAGCACTCATCTATCTGATCGAACATAACGGGAAAACAATCCTTTATGGAAATGACAGCAGCATGTTTTACGATGAGGTCTGGGAATTTCTCAAAGGCAGAACGCTGGACTGCGTCAGTCTGGATTGTACGATGGGCAGGACCCCTTCGAATTTCAGCCATATGAATTATGAAGACAATGTTGCTGTGAAAAAAAGACTGGAGGAATTGGGATGTACAACTCCGGATACCAGATGGATCTGTGTGCATTTTTCGCATAACGGTCAGATGCTTTACCGGGAAATGACCGAACTTGCAGCTGTGGATAATTTTGAAGTTGCATGGGACGGGATGGAAGTGGGTTTTTAG
- a CDS encoding PHP domain-containing protein, protein MKTTLEYYDIFPKILCTEREAEITIRPLGVHAAFDEKKKYRVKIIPMNETLLNCSDKGYEALDVQHCNGNLQFRYRFTQEEQYVVLLQIQEDGVWTNCCELRVYSVKPDYFKLRPYRGDMHCHTCRSDGKEGPAIVAANYRKSGFDFLSITDHGQYEPAQEAIRAFSDIPMSFQLFAGEEVHPPKNNCHTVHFGGTYSINQIFREDPEKYEREVDEIENKLEIPEGLNTREYASLLWVYRNIREAGGMAIMAHPCWIQDEAYHIRRDMYRYLLQTHPFDALELTCGQSLEENQLQISLWQQMREEGNVVPVVGSSDSHGTVNSPWFGLSKMIVLSEECTKDALIDAVKARRAVVLEQYPGEPLPRVYGENRALEFVLFLVTEYMPLHDELCFEEGRLMKAYACGDQEAGEELRRIGKRTDFLTEKYWAKEV, encoded by the coding sequence ATGAAAACAACACTGGAATATTATGATATTTTCCCGAAAATCCTGTGTACGGAACGGGAAGCGGAGATTACCATCCGTCCACTGGGAGTGCATGCGGCATTTGATGAAAAAAAGAAGTATCGGGTGAAGATCATACCGATGAATGAGACGCTGCTTAATTGTTCAGATAAAGGTTATGAAGCGCTGGATGTACAACACTGCAACGGGAATTTGCAGTTTCGGTATCGGTTTACACAGGAAGAACAATATGTAGTACTGTTACAGATTCAGGAAGACGGTGTCTGGACAAATTGTTGTGAATTGCGGGTATATTCTGTAAAACCGGATTATTTTAAATTGCGTCCGTATCGTGGAGATATGCATTGCCATACGTGCCGGTCGGATGGAAAGGAAGGACCTGCGATTGTAGCGGCAAATTACAGAAAGTCAGGATTTGATTTTCTGTCGATTACAGACCATGGACAGTATGAGCCTGCGCAGGAGGCAATCCGGGCATTTTCGGATATACCGATGAGTTTTCAGTTGTTCGCAGGAGAAGAAGTACATCCACCAAAAAATAACTGCCATACGGTGCATTTTGGCGGTACATACAGTATAAACCAGATCTTCCGGGAGGATCCTGAAAAATATGAGCGGGAAGTAGATGAAATAGAAAACAAACTGGAGATCCCGGAGGGGCTGAATACCCGGGAATATGCTTCTCTGCTGTGGGTTTACCGGAACATAAGAGAAGCAGGCGGTATGGCGATTATGGCGCATCCCTGCTGGATCCAGGACGAAGCGTATCATATCCGTCGGGATATGTACCGATATCTGTTACAGACCCATCCGTTTGATGCGCTGGAACTGACCTGCGGACAGTCGCTGGAAGAAAATCAGCTGCAGATCAGTCTGTGGCAGCAGATGAGAGAAGAGGGAAATGTCGTACCGGTTGTCGGAAGCAGTGATTCTCACGGAACAGTAAATTCCCCTTGGTTTGGATTGTCAAAGATGATCGTGCTTTCAGAAGAATGTACCAAAGACGCATTGATTGATGCTGTAAAAGCGCGCCGTGCGGTTGTACTGGAACAGTATCCGGGGGAACCACTTCCAAGAGTATATGGAGAGAACAGAGCACTTGAGTTTGTATTATTTCTTGTTACCGAGTATATGCCGTTACATGATGAACTGTGTTTTGAAGAAGGAAGACTGATGAAAGCATATGCCTGCGGAGATCAGGAGGCAGGAGAAGAGTTGCGGCGGATCGGAAAGAGAACGGATTTTCTGACAGAAAAATACTGGGCAAAAGAAGTCTGA